In a single window of the Niabella ginsenosidivorans genome:
- a CDS encoding DUF3347 domain-containing protein has translation MKKLLILVLMLAAAFLIYRFAFKKKRAPREKPVPVAVSEQSAGFNQSMNSILSSYYRMTEGFVNWDTAAVGSAATGLETALKQLNVEELKKDTTIYQTALYPLELAKTNTATIAAGRDWTERRHALNDLSDNIRTLLLTIKYDQAPVYWQECPMAFGEGESGDWLSSKAEIINPYLGNKDPKYGKSMLNCGENKMTIDFTKRDSARLK, from the coding sequence ATGAAGAAGCTGTTGATTTTAGTGCTGATGCTGGCAGCTGCTTTTTTGATTTACCGGTTTGCTTTTAAAAAGAAGCGGGCGCCCAGGGAAAAACCGGTTCCTGTTGCTGTAAGCGAACAGAGCGCCGGCTTCAATCAGTCTATGAACTCGATATTGAGCAGCTATTACAGGATGACGGAAGGTTTTGTGAACTGGGACACTGCAGCTGTGGGCAGTGCTGCAACCGGTTTGGAAACGGCTTTAAAACAATTGAACGTGGAGGAACTGAAAAAGGACACTACTATTTATCAGACCGCATTATACCCACTGGAACTTGCCAAAACCAATACGGCAACCATCGCTGCAGGCAGGGATTGGACGGAGCGCCGGCATGCGTTAAATGATTTGTCGGATAATATCCGTACCCTGTTATTAACTATAAAATATGATCAGGCTCCTGTATACTGGCAGGAATGTCCTATGGCTTTCGGAGAAGGGGAAAGCGGAGACTGGTTAAGCAGTAAAGCGGAAATAATAAATCCTTATTTAGGAAATAAAGATCCGAAATATGGAAAAAGCATGCTAAATTGCGGCGAAAATAAAATGACCATCGATTTTACAAAGCGTGATTCAGCGCGGCTAAAATAA
- a CDS encoding helix-turn-helix domain-containing protein has protein sequence MVKEKRTIHEYHLNRNQPDKPQFAIHDLNSYLKRNMGDATRPHIHSFYQIIWFKSGNGSHFVDFKKYEVYKNALFFIEKNQVHYFDQNACYNGVLIHFNETFLVQKDNKTDFFLKCSIFNNPYQQPSCCIDSHIGSVLDEYIRQMTRELQQEETFGKEELLRACLKSLLIQVQRKKNELEKIESRDPFARDNKRAQLIRLVNLVEEHYNKALAVSEYAKLLCISPRTLSDITRQLLNKTPSQMVQERIILEAQRLLLHSSQNINQIGYHLGFEDPSYFVKYFKKHTGMAPSEFRKSVS, from the coding sequence ATGGTAAAAGAAAAAAGGACCATTCATGAATACCATCTTAACAGGAATCAACCTGATAAACCGCAATTTGCTATTCATGATTTAAACAGCTACCTGAAAAGGAACATGGGCGATGCCACACGGCCGCATATCCACAGCTTTTATCAGATCATCTGGTTCAAAAGCGGCAACGGCAGTCATTTCGTTGACTTTAAAAAGTATGAGGTTTACAAAAATGCTCTGTTTTTTATCGAAAAAAACCAGGTACATTATTTTGACCAGAATGCCTGTTACAACGGCGTGCTGATCCATTTCAACGAAACCTTTTTGGTACAAAAGGACAATAAAACAGATTTTTTTCTGAAATGCAGCATTTTTAATAATCCATATCAGCAGCCGTCCTGCTGTATTGACAGCCATATTGGGTCTGTTTTAGATGAATACATCCGGCAAATGACAAGAGAGCTGCAACAGGAAGAAACCTTTGGTAAAGAAGAATTGCTAAGAGCCTGCTTAAAGTCGCTTCTGATCCAGGTACAGCGGAAGAAAAACGAGTTGGAAAAAATTGAGAGCAGGGATCCCTTTGCCCGGGATAATAAAAGAGCGCAGCTGATCCGGTTGGTAAATCTTGTGGAGGAACATTATAATAAGGCACTTGCTGTATCTGAGTACGCAAAGCTGCTGTGCATTTCACCAAGGACCTTATCGGATATTACCAGGCAATTATTAAATAAGACACCCTCACAAATGGTACAGGAGCGCATTATCCTCGAAGCGCAGCGCCTGTTATTACATTCCAGTCAGAATATTAATCAAATTGGTTATCATTTAGGTTTTGAAGATCCTTCCTATTTTGTAAAATATTTTAAAAAACATACCGGAATGGCGCCTTCGGAATTCAGAAAATCTGTTTCCTGA
- a CDS encoding flavin monoamine oxidase family protein, with product MQLQNDVMIIGGGLSGLTLACFLQKKGIEAVILEASERPGGRIHTVTGSLDTPLELGATWFSDIHVHLLELIEELGLTRYPQYSEGISLFQTKSFEPPQQFFIPAADIPSYRIAGGTGMLIHALAQKLNHSCIQLNKKVIAVKQAAHNLIVETADGTIFNAERVVVCIPPQLAAATIRFLPELPESIRQVLPAVQTWMSGAVKFTLEYDEPFWRTAGYSGMLYSHAGIVTEMYDHTSFEEDKYGFTGFLNSSAAAYSPEVRKELVLNQLRELLGAKVMEPATYFDKVWNDEFIAAGSPVIIRPHQHNGHPAFFSAYMGNRLHFCGTETAAAFPGYMEGAVIAARLVGSRL from the coding sequence ATGCAATTGCAGAATGATGTAATGATCATCGGAGGCGGCTTAAGTGGTTTGACACTGGCCTGCTTCCTTCAAAAGAAGGGGATAGAAGCAGTTATTTTAGAGGCTTCTGAAAGACCGGGGGGCCGCATACATACGGTGACTGGTTCTTTAGATACACCTTTAGAACTGGGCGCTACCTGGTTTTCAGATATACATGTTCATTTGCTGGAGCTGATTGAGGAACTGGGCCTGACAAGGTATCCGCAATATTCGGAAGGAATCAGTCTTTTTCAGACCAAATCCTTTGAACCGCCGCAGCAATTCTTTATTCCGGCTGCAGATATTCCTTCTTACAGGATAGCAGGAGGTACGGGAATGCTCATCCATGCTTTGGCGCAAAAGCTAAACCACAGCTGTATTCAGCTGAATAAAAAAGTTATAGCAGTTAAACAGGCAGCGCATAATTTGATTGTTGAAACGGCTGATGGTACCATATTTAACGCAGAACGGGTGGTTGTCTGCATTCCCCCGCAACTGGCCGCTGCTACAATCCGGTTTTTGCCTGAATTGCCGGAATCCATAAGACAAGTACTTCCTGCTGTTCAGACCTGGATGTCCGGGGCAGTAAAATTTACCCTTGAATATGATGAGCCCTTCTGGAGAACAGCAGGCTATTCGGGAATGTTATACAGTCATGCCGGAATCGTAACAGAAATGTATGATCATACCAGTTTTGAAGAAGACAAATATGGATTTACAGGGTTTTTAAACAGCAGTGCTGCTGCTTATAGCCCTGAGGTGCGTAAAGAACTTGTGCTGAACCAGCTTCGGGAGCTTTTGGGAGCGAAAGTCATGGAGCCGGCGACTTATTTTGATAAGGTATGGAACGACGAATTTATTGCAGCGGGAAGCCCTGTTATTATACGCCCTCATCAGCATAATGGTCATCCTGCCTTTTTCTCAGCCTATATGGGCAACAGATTACATTTCTGCGGCACAGAAACCGCGGCTGCTTTTCCCGGCTATATGGAAGGTGCTGTTATTGCAGCCCGGTTGGTTGGCAGCAGGCTGTAA